A genomic window from Phoenix dactylifera cultivar Barhee BC4 unplaced genomic scaffold, palm_55x_up_171113_PBpolish2nd_filt_p 000092F, whole genome shotgun sequence includes:
- the LOC103717321 gene encoding G-type lectin S-receptor-like serine/threonine-protein kinase SD1-1 isoform X2: MHFCLLKLLKHFYKQRGIRWRISQSCKSANNKEYGTDLDSPLFDFNMIKAATNKFATENKLGEGGFGPVYKGRLPDGQEIAVKKLSRGSGQGLKEFENEVELILKLQHRNLVKLLGCCTHGEEKLLIYEFMPNKSLDDFLFDAMNKRILDWEKRYSIVEGIARGLLYLHRDSRLKIIHRDLKASNILLDEKFNPKISDFGMARMFGGDQIQATTNRVVGTIFGVLLLEIVSGKRNSYFVDGDQALNLLGYAWTLWKENRVEELIEPSLGNSLSYSEVLKCIQVGLLCVQENPTDRPTISLVVSMLSSNANLPSPKQAAFFGGRSLEESNEACSINYLSYTNLDCR; this comes from the exons ATGCACTTTTGTCTGTTGAAGTTGTTGAAGCATTTCTACAAACAAAGAG GTATAAGGTGGAGAATAAGCCAATCATGCAAGTCGGCAAACAACAAAGAATATGGAACAGACCTGGATTCACCACTATTTGATTTTAACATGATAAAGGCAGCAACAAACAAATTTGCTACTGAAAATAAGCTTGGAGAAGGAGGATTTGGTCCAGTTTACAAG GGTAGACTTCCTGATGGACAAGAAATAGCAGTGAAAAAACTATCCAGAGGCTCGGGACAGGGCTTAAAAGAATTTGAGAATGAGGTGGAACTGATATTGAAACTCCAACACAGGAACCTAGTTAAGCTTTTGGGTTGCTGCACTCATGGAGAAGAGAAGCTTTTGATCTACGAGTTCATGCCCAACAAAAGCTTGGATGACTTTCTCTTTG ATGCAATGAATAAAAGAATTTTAGATTGGGAAAAACGCTACAGCATTGTTGAAGGAATTGCACGAGGGCTTCTCTACCTTCATCGGGATTCTAGGTTGAAGATTATCCACCGAGATTTGAAAGCGAGCAACATTCTACTAGATGAAAAGTTCAATCCAAAAATATCTGACTTTGGAATGGCACGAATGTTTGGTGGGGATCAAATTCAAGCAACAACAAACAGAGTTGTTGGAACAAT CTTCGGTGTCTTACTTTTGGAGATAGTAAGCGGCAAGAGGAATAGTTATTTTGTTGATGGTGATCAAGCTCTTAACCTTTTGGGATAT GCATGGACATTGTGGAAGGAAAACAGAGTCGAAGAGCTAATTGAGCCATCACTGGGGAACTCATTGTCTTATTCAGAagtgctcaaatgtattcaagTGGGACTACTGTGTGTTCAAGAAAACCCAACAGATAGACCAACCATTTCTTTGGTAGTCTCTATGCTAAGTAGTAATGCAAATCTTCCTTCTCCAAAACAAGCCGCATTCTTTGGAGGGAGAAGTCTAGAAGAGAGCAATGAAGCATGCTCTATAAATTATCTCAGTTACACTAATTTAGATTGCAGATAA
- the LOC103717321 gene encoding G-type lectin S-receptor-like serine/threonine-protein kinase At1g11330 isoform X1 yields the protein MHFCLLKLLKHFYKQRGIRWRISQSCKSANNKEYGTDLDSPLFDFNMIKAATNKFATENKLGEGGFGPVYKGRLPDGQEIAVKKLSRGSGQGLKEFENEVELILKLQHRNLVKLLGCCTHGEEKLLIYEFMPNKSLDDFLFDAMNKRILDWEKRYSIVEGIARGLLYLHRDSRLKIIHRDLKASNILLDEKFNPKISDFGMARMFGGDQIQATTNRVVGTIGYMSPEYAVEGKISEKSDVFSFGVLLLEIVSGKRNSYFVDGDQALNLLGYAWTLWKENRVEELIEPSLGNSLSYSEVLKCIQVGLLCVQENPTDRPTISLVVSMLSSNANLPSPKQAAFFGGRSLEESNEACSINYLSYTNLDCR from the exons ATGCACTTTTGTCTGTTGAAGTTGTTGAAGCATTTCTACAAACAAAGAG GTATAAGGTGGAGAATAAGCCAATCATGCAAGTCGGCAAACAACAAAGAATATGGAACAGACCTGGATTCACCACTATTTGATTTTAACATGATAAAGGCAGCAACAAACAAATTTGCTACTGAAAATAAGCTTGGAGAAGGAGGATTTGGTCCAGTTTACAAG GGTAGACTTCCTGATGGACAAGAAATAGCAGTGAAAAAACTATCCAGAGGCTCGGGACAGGGCTTAAAAGAATTTGAGAATGAGGTGGAACTGATATTGAAACTCCAACACAGGAACCTAGTTAAGCTTTTGGGTTGCTGCACTCATGGAGAAGAGAAGCTTTTGATCTACGAGTTCATGCCCAACAAAAGCTTGGATGACTTTCTCTTTG ATGCAATGAATAAAAGAATTTTAGATTGGGAAAAACGCTACAGCATTGTTGAAGGAATTGCACGAGGGCTTCTCTACCTTCATCGGGATTCTAGGTTGAAGATTATCCACCGAGATTTGAAAGCGAGCAACATTCTACTAGATGAAAAGTTCAATCCAAAAATATCTGACTTTGGAATGGCACGAATGTTTGGTGGGGATCAAATTCAAGCAACAACAAACAGAGTTGTTGGAACAAT TGGCTATATGTCCCCCGAATATGCTGTGGAAGGGAAAATTTCTGAGAAATCTGATGTTTTCAGCTTCGGTGTCTTACTTTTGGAGATAGTAAGCGGCAAGAGGAATAGTTATTTTGTTGATGGTGATCAAGCTCTTAACCTTTTGGGATAT GCATGGACATTGTGGAAGGAAAACAGAGTCGAAGAGCTAATTGAGCCATCACTGGGGAACTCATTGTCTTATTCAGAagtgctcaaatgtattcaagTGGGACTACTGTGTGTTCAAGAAAACCCAACAGATAGACCAACCATTTCTTTGGTAGTCTCTATGCTAAGTAGTAATGCAAATCTTCCTTCTCCAAAACAAGCCGCATTCTTTGGAGGGAGAAGTCTAGAAGAGAGCAATGAAGCATGCTCTATAAATTATCTCAGTTACACTAATTTAGATTGCAGATAA
- the LOC103717320 gene encoding calcium-binding protein PBP1-like, protein MASDSPLSFEDFLPSMAQRLGAEGLMEELCKGFQLLMDPARGLITFESLKRNSVALGLAGLGDEELMGMVREGDLDGDGALDQREFCVLMVRLSPELMEVSERVVEEVLEAFKSFAV, encoded by the coding sequence ATGGCTAGTGACTCTCCCCTTAGCTTTGAAGACTTTCTTCCTTCAATGGCTCAGCGACTTGGAGCAGAGGGGCTGATGGAGGAGCTGTGCAAAGGCTTCCAGCTGTTGATGGATCCAGCAAGGGGTCTCATCACCTTTGAGAGCTTGAAGAGGAACTCGGTGGCGTTGGGGCTGGCAGGCTTAGGGGATGAGGAGCTCATGGGCATGGTGAGGGAGGGGGACTTGGATGGAGATGGGGCTCTAGACCAGAGGGAGTTTTGTGTGCTCATGGTCAGATTGAGCCCAGAGCTGATGGAAGTGTCTGAGAGGGTGGTGGAAGAAGTTCTCGAGGCATTCAAATCTTTTGCGGTCTGA